The Pseudomonas sp. IAC-BECa141 genome contains the following window.
ACAGCCAGACCGTGCGCGAGATCGGCGAACAGATCGCACACGACTGGGGGGCGCTGGACTCGGTCATCCTCAACGCAGGCACTTGCGAATACGTCGACGCTCGTCAGTTCGACGCCACGATCATCGAACACGTGGTGCGCACCAACCTGCTTGCCAGCAGCTATTGCATCGAAGCCGCCCTGCCCTTGCTGCGCAAAGGTACGGCGCCGCATCTGGTGGGGATGGCCAGCTCGGTGACTTATGTGCCGCTGCCCCGCGCCGAAGCCTATGGCGCATCGAAGGCCGGGCTGCGTTATCTGTTCGAATCCCTGCGTATCGACCTCGCCGACGAAGGCATTGACGTCACGGTAATCAGCCCTGGTTTCGTCGACACACCGCTGACCGCCAAGAATGATTTTCCGATGCCGCTCAGCTGGCCTGTGGAAAAAGCCGCGCGGCATATCTTCGCCAAACTGAAGGATCGCCCGCTGGAGATCGCTTTCCCGGCGCTGTTCATCGCCGCCCTGTGGCCCTTGTCGAAAATGCCCGCGCGCGTACAACTGGCGATTGGCAAACGCATGGTGCGCAGCAACCCGCCGCTCAGGGATGCAACATGAAAATCGCCATCGTCGGTAGCGGCATCGCCGGTTTGACCTGCGCGTATCTGCTCGCTCGTCGACATGAAATCACCGTGTTCGAAGCCGACGCCCGGGTCGGTGGTCACACGCACACGGTGCCGGTGACCGTGGACGGACGCGACTACGCAGTGGACACCGGCTTCATCGTGTTCAACGACTGGACGTATCCCAACTTCATTCGTTTGCTCGGCCAGTTGGGCGTGGCGTTCAAGCCTACCGAAATGAGTTTTTCGGTGAACGATCCCGACACCGGCCTGGAATACAACGGCAATAACCTGAACAGCCTGTTCGCCCAGCGCAGCAATCTGTTGTCGCCCGGATTCTGGGGCATGTTGCGTGACATCCTGCGGTTCAATAAAGAAGCCCGGCGCGACCTTGCCGAGCAGCGAATCGCCGCCGACACCACCCTCGACGACTACTTCAAGGCTGGCGGTTACGGCGAGCGCTTCATCCTGCATTACATCGTGCCGATGGGGGCGGCGATCTGGTCGATGCCGATGGCCGAGATGCTCAATTTTCCGTTGCAGTTCTTCGTGCGCTTTTTCGAGAATCACGGGTTGCTGTCGATCAGCAACCGGCCGCAGTGGCAGGTGATCGAGGGCGGCTCCAGTGCCTACATCGCGCCGCTGACCGCGTCGTTTAAGGAGCGCATCCGCCTGAACTGCTCGGTAGGCCGGATCGATCGCGATGCGCACGGCGTGGTTATCCACAGCCCCGCCGGCATCGAACGTTTCGACAAAGTGGTGCTGGCCTGCCACAGCGATCAGGCGTTGCGACTGCTGGGAAATCCTGACGATAAAGAACGGGCAATCCTCCATGCCCTGCCCTATGCCGACAATGAAGTGGTGCTGCACACCGACACCCGTCTGCTGCCCACACGCAAACGGGCCTGGGCCAGTTGGAACTATCGCCTCGGCGGTGCTGGCCATACCCGGGCTGCCGTGACCTACGACATGAACATTCTGCAGGGCATCCAGAGCGACACCACGTTCTGCGTCAGCCTCAACCAGAGCGCCGGCATCAGCCCGTCCAAGGTGCTCGCGCGCTTCACCTACGCCCACCCGCAATTCAGCCTTGCAGCCGTGGCGGCGCAACAACGCTGGGCCGAAATCGACGGCTCGCAGCACACACATTATTGCGGTGCCTATTGGGCCAACGGTTTCCATGAAGATGGCGTGGTCAGCGCCTTGCGCGTCGCCGCCGCTTTCGGAGAAAGCCTGTGAACAGCGCGCTCTACAGTGGCTGGATCGCCCATCGGCGATTTGCTCCGCGCCGCCATGAATTCCGTTACCGGATCGGCATGCTGTACCTCGATCTGGCTGAACAGGAGGCGGTGCTGGGCCTGTCCCCACTGGCGGGTTCCAGCCGCTTTGCAGCGTTTTCGTTTCGCGAAACCGACTACCTGAAAACTTTCACCGGCCGGGGCGTGCGCCTGAGCGATGCGGTTCGGCAACTGGTGGGCGAAGCCTTGGGCCATGCGCCAAAAGGTTCTATCTGCCTGCTGACCCAACCGCGCAGCTGGGGCCTTTCGTTCAACCCGGTGAGTTTTTTCTATTGCCACGAGGCCGACGGTCAACTGGCGGCGATTCTCTGCGAAGTCAGCAACACCCCGTGGCGCGAGCGTTATCACTACGTGCTGCCGGCCCGAGCACCGACCAACCTGCAGGACTTTCACCAGCACTTTGCGGTGGCCAAGGCGTTTCATGTGTCGCCATTCCTGCCGCCGGATCTGGAATACCGCATGAGTTTCAGCCCCGCCGCGCAGACCTTGGGCGTGCACATGGCCGACTGGCAAGGCGAGCAAAAACTGTTCGACGCCACCCTCAATCTGCGCCGCGAAACCCTTGATCGGCGCCGATTACATCAACACCTGTGGCGCTTTCCCTGGATGACCGCCAAGACCGCGCTGGCGATCTATTGGCAAGCATTGCGCCTGCTGCTCAAGCGCACCCCGGTGTATGACCACCAGCGCGCCGACGACCATTTTCGAACCGCCACCGTACCGACCAAGGAACGCCACCATGAAATCCACTAGCGTCTCGGCCAAAGCCAGCCTGTTCAGCCCCCACGGTTTGAGCAGTTCGCTGCTGCGCCGGGGAGTACTGCGCCAGTTGGAGCAGCTCAAACAGGGCCAACTGATCGTCATCGAGGACGGCGAACGTCACGTCTTCGGTACGCCGGGCAGCGCGCTGGTGGGGGAAATTCAGGTGCTGGATCCCGCCGCCTGGGGCCTGGTCGCGAGCAATGGTTCGATTGGTGCCGGCGAGGCCTTTATTCATGGTTACTGGCGCTCGCCGGATCTGACGGCAGTGGTGCGGGTCTTCGTCAGCAACCTTGAA
Protein-coding sequences here:
- a CDS encoding SDR family NAD(P)-dependent oxidoreductase, whose translation is MSRTAPRRYWLTGASSGIGAALAEEILKTGAHLAVSSRQVAPLKVLSQRYPGQVLVVPGDLTNSQTVREIGEQIAHDWGALDSVILNAGTCEYVDARQFDATIIEHVVRTNLLASSYCIEAALPLLRKGTAPHLVGMASSVTYVPLPRAEAYGASKAGLRYLFESLRIDLADEGIDVTVISPGFVDTPLTAKNDFPMPLSWPVEKAARHIFAKLKDRPLEIAFPALFIAALWPLSKMPARVQLAIGKRMVRSNPPLRDAT
- a CDS encoding NAD(P)/FAD-dependent oxidoreductase; translated protein: MKIAIVGSGIAGLTCAYLLARRHEITVFEADARVGGHTHTVPVTVDGRDYAVDTGFIVFNDWTYPNFIRLLGQLGVAFKPTEMSFSVNDPDTGLEYNGNNLNSLFAQRSNLLSPGFWGMLRDILRFNKEARRDLAEQRIAADTTLDDYFKAGGYGERFILHYIVPMGAAIWSMPMAEMLNFPLQFFVRFFENHGLLSISNRPQWQVIEGGSSAYIAPLTASFKERIRLNCSVGRIDRDAHGVVIHSPAGIERFDKVVLACHSDQALRLLGNPDDKERAILHALPYADNEVVLHTDTRLLPTRKRAWASWNYRLGGAGHTRAAVTYDMNILQGIQSDTTFCVSLNQSAGISPSKVLARFTYAHPQFSLAAVAAQQRWAEIDGSQHTHYCGAYWANGFHEDGVVSALRVAAAFGESL
- a CDS encoding DUF1365 domain-containing protein — protein: MNSALYSGWIAHRRFAPRRHEFRYRIGMLYLDLAEQEAVLGLSPLAGSSRFAAFSFRETDYLKTFTGRGVRLSDAVRQLVGEALGHAPKGSICLLTQPRSWGLSFNPVSFFYCHEADGQLAAILCEVSNTPWRERYHYVLPARAPTNLQDFHQHFAVAKAFHVSPFLPPDLEYRMSFSPAAQTLGVHMADWQGEQKLFDATLNLRRETLDRRRLHQHLWRFPWMTAKTALAIYWQALRLLLKRTPVYDHQRADDHFRTATVPTKERHHEIH